Proteins encoded by one window of Paenibacillus sp. DCT19:
- a CDS encoding VWA domain-containing protein: MILIKFKKAWLTLLVVSILLPNWDTGSVHADSSVKTQAYEGLDAMFVLDVSYSMNETDKDRIAEEVIHMFMDMSSGPKTRLGFVAYNDKITSSVPLMDISSSGARNNLRSRVDGLKRSGYTDLGLGLRRGASLLEQSKTDQRKPFMILLSDGRQT; this comes from the coding sequence ATGATATTAATTAAATTCAAAAAAGCATGGCTTACCCTATTGGTGGTGAGCATCTTACTTCCCAACTGGGACACAGGAAGCGTGCACGCAGATTCATCCGTCAAGACCCAGGCTTATGAAGGCCTAGATGCTATGTTTGTTCTAGATGTTAGCTACTCGATGAATGAGACTGACAAAGATCGCATTGCCGAAGAAGTTATACATATGTTTATGGATATGAGTAGTGGACCTAAGACCCGGCTTGGCTTTGTAGCCTATAACGACAAGATCACGTCATCTGTACCGTTGATGGATATCTCCTCTTCCGGAGCTCGCAATAATCTTCGCAGCCGTGTGGATGGATTGAAACGTTCAGGTTATACAGACCTTGGACTCGGTTTACGCCGAGGTGCCAGCTTGCTTGAACAATCTAAGACAGATCAACGTAAACCATTTATGATTTTGTTATCTGATGGGAGACAGACTTAA
- a CDS encoding membrane-associated protease 1 produces MGFVLKVEGAETIELGMDNIRTVAYDTDTPDDSNARSTDVGATLRISGKIITATDGDNADDTMKLALWSLVPAEKADCYRKVTLEVVAADQVVRKIYMPNAFVVDYTERFGDTEGVGEFSLFIKQKKDKTEFTKIEGGFPV; encoded by the coding sequence ATGGGTTTTGTATTGAAAGTAGAAGGCGCAGAAACAATCGAATTGGGAATGGATAATATCCGTACAGTCGCGTACGACACAGATACGCCGGATGATTCCAATGCACGTTCCACAGATGTGGGCGCAACACTGCGCATCAGCGGCAAAATCATTACAGCAACGGATGGCGACAATGCAGATGACACGATGAAGTTGGCGCTGTGGTCCCTCGTTCCTGCTGAAAAAGCAGATTGCTATCGCAAAGTAACGTTGGAAGTTGTTGCAGCTGACCAAGTGGTACGCAAAATTTACATGCCTAACGCGTTTGTAGTGGATTACACAGAGCGTTTCGGAGATACCGAAGGTGTGGGCGAATTCAGCTTGTTCATCAAACAGAAAAAAGACAAAACTGAATTCACGAAAATTGAAGGTGGCTTCCCGGTTTAA
- a CDS encoding transcriptional regulator — MDIINQTNRTMLFEEINPEKLDLITIVGDVKGIDSLSDDKIKEINEHLLVRSFDEFLDKFSPSVYSFFNAVNQKVMYTLKKPEGIPDEAISEIKIDQSNDFLRMLFTLIDTKRSQGITNVDFKFENLLDMISPKKVMDDIRQVRKEIHYMYGQHEKLDDGDPKKLDIGDKLNVMFEEASRNYNNVMAMLPLAIEDIKTRLLLGRAQEETSSEAIQVGQLTIGESGELKIIEAPKSDNNELMLLDEASSTDLTQVFAEDYNSLSETPSPYVQDLVVRTFSPLPAVQTDVDTSVEVQNYNTYLEFYKNAKDDFVKTVKPLVEKILGVKMFFDQYATKNKGMVPSMLISNTKLDMLVKSSNIPRLETYLNTVNAKNDFSDTIWFGIVPSVELDNTSQVKVSRTRFRGNDKVVKQDGNSMESLTMLLQVVKDYKVQIFFSFESGEETTFSSMATAGIDKYIEKCSVLTRKEYSEFAIPSAPNFTIIPKEKSGVVIDSRMLQTEHGVELSKEKEDILRLWIEGVYVGASYVSAGIVAAYQCPEYLRGAFKTVNRDYPGVRFDIEAGDNSLRVVTTMTKEISGFTNTIKDSINRKNFGFIFSSENAQIQDSDIKRITVYKARSMAMSEDGFDSLYKTLVSTYIERLLRFQTGDFKHENIVKFFSNNPSSQKSRWLGTRGSINSIIQEGDDMSFIIDEKSNMCHIDLVFNGNVKNLEVMITKGTSAMKV; from the coding sequence ATGGACATTATTAATCAAACGAACCGAACGATGCTTTTTGAAGAGATCAATCCCGAGAAGTTGGATCTCATCACAATCGTTGGTGACGTGAAGGGCATTGATAGCCTGAGCGATGACAAAATCAAAGAGATTAACGAGCACTTGCTTGTTCGCAGCTTTGATGAGTTTCTGGATAAGTTCTCACCGAGCGTATATTCATTTTTCAATGCGGTGAACCAGAAAGTCATGTATACGCTTAAAAAACCGGAAGGTATTCCGGATGAAGCCATCTCGGAGATCAAAATTGATCAGAGTAACGATTTTCTAAGAATGCTGTTTACCCTGATCGATACGAAGCGTAGCCAAGGCATTACCAACGTAGATTTCAAGTTTGAGAATCTGCTCGACATGATCTCCCCGAAGAAAGTGATGGATGACATCCGCCAAGTGCGGAAGGAAATTCACTACATGTACGGTCAGCACGAGAAGCTGGATGATGGAGACCCTAAGAAGCTAGATATCGGCGACAAATTGAATGTGATGTTCGAGGAAGCTAGCCGGAATTACAACAATGTCATGGCGATGCTGCCGCTTGCAATTGAAGATATCAAAACCCGTTTGTTATTGGGTCGTGCACAGGAAGAAACCTCTTCCGAAGCGATTCAAGTGGGTCAACTGACCATCGGTGAGAGCGGAGAATTGAAAATTATCGAAGCGCCTAAATCGGATAACAACGAGTTAATGTTATTGGATGAAGCGAGTAGTACAGATCTGACTCAGGTATTTGCCGAGGATTATAATTCATTGTCCGAGACACCTTCACCTTATGTTCAGGATCTGGTTGTTCGTACATTCTCCCCACTTCCTGCGGTACAGACCGATGTGGATACATCTGTGGAGGTACAGAACTACAATACATACCTGGAGTTTTACAAAAACGCCAAGGATGACTTTGTCAAAACAGTGAAGCCGTTGGTGGAGAAGATTTTGGGTGTCAAAATGTTCTTTGACCAATATGCAACGAAGAACAAAGGTATGGTGCCTTCCATGCTGATCTCCAACACGAAGCTGGATATGCTTGTGAAGAGCAGCAATATTCCACGCTTAGAGACGTATCTTAATACGGTTAACGCGAAAAATGACTTTTCGGATACGATCTGGTTCGGGATTGTACCTTCGGTTGAACTGGACAATACAAGCCAAGTTAAGGTCAGTCGTACTCGTTTCCGTGGTAATGACAAGGTGGTTAAGCAGGACGGGAATAGCATGGAATCCCTGACAATGCTTCTGCAAGTCGTGAAGGACTACAAAGTGCAGATCTTCTTCAGTTTTGAATCCGGGGAAGAGACGACGTTCAGCAGTATGGCTACCGCTGGCATTGATAAGTACATTGAGAAATGTTCTGTGTTAACGCGGAAGGAATATAGTGAGTTTGCGATTCCAAGTGCGCCGAATTTCACTATTATTCCGAAGGAGAAGTCAGGTGTAGTCATCGATAGCCGTATGCTTCAAACCGAGCATGGTGTTGAGCTTTCGAAGGAAAAAGAAGATATCCTGAGACTTTGGATCGAGGGTGTTTATGTAGGAGCATCTTATGTATCTGCTGGTATTGTGGCAGCTTATCAATGTCCAGAGTACCTGCGTGGAGCATTCAAAACGGTCAACCGCGATTATCCAGGGGTACGTTTTGATATCGAAGCTGGCGATAACAGTCTGCGTGTTGTTACGACGATGACCAAGGAAATTTCGGGTTTCACGAACACCATTAAGGATTCCATTAACCGGAAGAACTTTGGATTTATTTTCTCATCGGAAAATGCTCAGATTCAGGACAGTGATATCAAACGAATCACCGTGTATAAAGCTAGAAGCATGGCGATGTCCGAAGATGGATTTGACTCCTTGTATAAGACACTTGTTAGCACATACATTGAACGCTTGCTCCGTTTCCAAACCGGTGATTTCAAGCATGAAAATATCGTCAAATTCTTCAGCAACAATCCGAGCAGTCAGAAGAGCCGGTGGCTGGGAACTCGTGGATCGATCAATTCGATCATTCAAGAGGGTGATGACATGAGCTTTATCATCGATGAGAAGAGCAATATGTGCCATATTGACCTGGTCTTCAACGGCAACGTGAAGAACCTTGAGGTCATGATTACCAAAGGCACGAGTGCAATGAAAGTCTAG
- a CDS encoding FHA domain-containing protein: protein MRQGRSVLTIGLDACVAIISLTVLYYIFFVNRDMGAQWITGSIVILSGGAYLFFKYMPATKAEKKKLSSRVVKLVLLDDDGTSVKEWYIQGETSVLIGKSSKHSEADIDLSDTPYASLISQQHAVLNKASGQWFIEDIDSASGVGVRKGNQSRASKLEIEEPSLIEAGDLIYIANTRILVK from the coding sequence GTGAGACAAGGAAGGTCGGTATTGACGATAGGGCTTGATGCATGTGTCGCCATCATTTCGTTAACCGTGCTCTATTACATATTTTTTGTGAACCGGGATATGGGTGCCCAGTGGATTACTGGAAGTATCGTGATTCTCTCGGGAGGGGCTTATCTATTTTTTAAATATATGCCTGCTACCAAGGCGGAAAAGAAGAAACTATCCTCACGCGTTGTAAAACTTGTACTGCTCGATGATGACGGAACAAGTGTGAAGGAATGGTATATCCAGGGTGAGACCAGTGTGCTTATAGGTAAAAGTTCGAAACATAGTGAGGCAGACATCGATCTGTCAGATACACCTTATGCATCTCTAATCAGCCAACAGCATGCCGTGCTTAACAAAGCATCAGGCCAATGGTTTATCGAGGATATCGATTCAGCCAGTGGTGTAGGTGTGCGTAAGGGCAATCAGAGCCGAGCATCCAAATTGGAAATCGAGGAACCCAGTCTAATTGAGGCGGGGGATTTAATTTATATTGCCAATACCCGAATTTTGGTGAAATGA
- a CDS encoding VWA domain-containing protein: protein MAQQAGYPIYTVGLNRDGTVNPAELERIAKETGGSSFITGSADDLPEIFNRIFADQIQSVLVSVAAVTATGAMQEVTVDIPNSSMADANIIMLSDHAVSEAQLYYQSSNVSFIRSDKYALMKIIRPVKGQFKLKFKGRSGDLVKINLLGNYNVSASANMATELPVKGQSITFNAALYDQAAEPKPIQDLNVYKGLEAELIVSTSEGTSERVALTNTGSGFTGNYTFPKSDLYTWGLRIDGPDFYREITPVEVDITNQAPVSTGTSMDLSKDDGDAYLDLNTYFDDANNDPLTYTLGAAQDANTLGNASINGNMLHLSSLHTGSSFVQITATDSEGASVTTDIPLRIHSLREKIFLFTGLGILAAGGIFALYWFVLKPKPVFRGRLEGYFLATASGEDIPVTHWPLTSLNSRKVSLSELFARMDIGVRVPEAGRIWLEAGKKETLLIRHDTNCTVVRGRTPVKRRHTEALEYNEKLYVTFEDGITEIEIRYKPIKPSTNISVGQRREPYQT, encoded by the coding sequence ATGGCACAACAAGCCGGTTATCCGATCTATACTGTTGGGCTTAACCGAGATGGAACTGTAAATCCTGCTGAACTTGAACGAATTGCCAAAGAAACAGGTGGTTCTTCCTTTATCACCGGAAGTGCAGACGACTTACCCGAGATTTTCAATCGAATTTTTGCCGATCAGATTCAATCTGTTCTCGTGTCTGTAGCTGCTGTTACGGCAACCGGGGCGATGCAAGAAGTCACAGTAGACATTCCGAATTCAAGTATGGCGGATGCGAATATCATCATGCTCTCGGATCATGCGGTCTCTGAGGCTCAACTCTATTATCAATCCAGCAATGTGAGCTTTATCCGTTCAGACAAATATGCTTTGATGAAGATCATTCGTCCGGTTAAAGGACAGTTCAAATTGAAATTCAAAGGACGTAGCGGAGATCTTGTGAAGATTAACCTGCTCGGCAATTACAACGTGTCTGCATCTGCAAATATGGCAACGGAGCTGCCAGTCAAGGGACAGAGCATTACGTTTAATGCCGCATTATACGATCAAGCTGCAGAGCCAAAGCCAATTCAGGATCTGAATGTGTACAAAGGTCTTGAAGCTGAGCTAATCGTGAGCACATCAGAAGGAACGAGTGAACGCGTAGCTCTAACGAATACAGGCAGTGGGTTTACGGGGAATTATACGTTTCCGAAGTCTGATCTATATACGTGGGGACTCCGCATCGACGGTCCAGACTTTTATCGAGAAATCACGCCGGTTGAAGTAGATATTACAAACCAAGCCCCTGTAAGTACGGGCACTTCCATGGATTTGTCCAAAGATGACGGGGATGCTTATCTGGATCTAAATACATATTTTGACGATGCCAATAATGACCCTTTAACTTATACACTCGGTGCAGCTCAGGATGCCAATACACTTGGTAATGCGAGCATTAATGGAAATATGCTGCACTTGTCTTCTCTTCACACCGGTAGTTCGTTCGTTCAGATTACAGCAACGGATTCCGAAGGCGCGAGTGTGACCACCGACATCCCATTGCGGATTCATTCTTTACGTGAAAAGATTTTCTTATTTACTGGCTTGGGGATCCTTGCGGCAGGTGGGATCTTTGCTTTGTATTGGTTTGTGTTGAAGCCTAAGCCTGTGTTTCGCGGAAGGTTGGAGGGTTATTTTCTTGCAACCGCGAGTGGTGAAGATATTCCGGTTACCCATTGGCCTCTAACTTCGCTGAACAGTCGAAAGGTGAGCTTAAGTGAGCTTTTTGCTCGAATGGATATTGGTGTAAGAGTACCTGAAGCTGGTCGAATTTGGCTGGAAGCAGGCAAAAAAGAAACATTGCTGATCCGGCATGATACCAATTGCACCGTCGTCCGAGGTCGAACACCTGTGAAACGGCGCCATACGGAGGCTCTGGAGTATAATGAGAAGTTGTATGTGACCTTCGAGGATGGGATTACCGAGATTGAAATTCGCTACAAGCCTATTAAACCGAGTACTAATATTTCAGTTGGGCAACGGAGAGAACCTTACCAGACATAG
- a CDS encoding DnaJ domain-containing protein, with protein MSDFYAVLGVSRDASPEQIKKSYRQLAKKYHPDVNGGDAQAEARFKQVHEAYSTLGNPELKAAYDQQPRSGGGSSSKGTGSNHATRENHSASGGNPVTGWSDPSRMHEQFEQFFGIRPKGKESPNSGNKADSHKGMDMSAMFDRYFGVRKK; from the coding sequence ATGAGTGATTTTTATGCTGTTCTTGGGGTGAGTCGAGACGCTTCGCCTGAACAGATTAAGAAATCTTATCGCCAATTAGCCAAAAAGTATCATCCTGACGTGAATGGTGGCGATGCTCAGGCCGAAGCGCGCTTTAAGCAGGTTCATGAGGCTTACAGCACACTTGGCAATCCAGAGCTTAAGGCTGCGTATGACCAACAACCTCGATCTGGAGGAGGTAGTAGCTCCAAGGGAACAGGCTCCAATCATGCAACAAGGGAAAACCATTCAGCTTCCGGAGGAAATCCGGTAACTGGCTGGTCAGATCCTTCGCGAATGCATGAGCAATTTGAACAGTTTTTTGGGATTCGACCAAAGGGGAAAGAAAGTCCGAACAGTGGGAATAAAGCCGATTCTCATAAGGGAATGGATATGTCCGCCATGTTTGACCGTTATTTCGGAGTTCGAAAAAAGTAG